ATTGTTTCAAGATGGGGTAATGATAAACAATTTCATGATCAAAGTGCGAAAATGTTTGCCGTTCTCTTACACATGATGAAAGGTACACCTTACATCTATCAAGGTGAAGAAATTGGAATGACCAATTATCCGGTTTCGAGTATTGATGAAGTAGAAGATATTGAATCTGTGAATATGTATCATGCTCGCTTGGCTAATGGGTATGCTGTAAGTGATATCATTGAGTCTATTAACGCAAAAGGAAGAGATAACGCTCGTACACCGATGCAATGGGATGGCAGTGACAACGCAGGCTTTACTACCGGTACGCCTTGGTTACACGTTAATCAGAACCACACAACCATTAATGTAAAACAAAATATTGAAAATCCAGATTCTATTTTCTATACGTATCAACGTTTAATCCAGCTGCGTAAAGACAACCCGATTATAGTATGGGGCGAATTTGAACTGATAGAAAGTACTCCTGACGATGTGTTTGCTTACTATCGCTTATATGAAGGAGAAAAATGGCTCGTTGCTGCGAATATTTCTGAGAAGAAAAATGATTTTTCTGTAGATGAGGAAGTCTTCGAAATCATTATGAGTAACTACAATCGTACAGAAATCGATGTCAAACATCTAATGTTAAGACCGTATGAAGTATTTGCGTTAAAGGTATAAATGTTAAGGCTCACACGCTTTTTGTGTGAGCTTTTTTCATAAGTAGATCTTCATCCTCCTACATAATTCCTTTAGGATTTGTTCTGTTTTTTCTATTAACCGATCCAGTTCTTTTTCCTTCACGATCTCTAAGCTTTGCCCATCTTCATGAATGATATAATTCAACTTGCCAACAAACACCACGATTTCAAGCCCGGGATTATAGTCCGTGTGCAATAGATGTAAAAGATCAACCAGTACCAGATCGGAGTTGGGCAGTGTCTTGTTCTCATAAATATATAGAGTTCGGATCATGGCAATGAGCGCCGAATGACAAAGGAAGAGTGAGGTTTTGAACTGATTATGATTTCTCATGATATGGGCCAACTTCATATGATATAGAGCGAGTTGATAATAATCATTTGTTCTATGAAGTATTCTATCCTCCATGGCTGTTGCCTCCTAATGGAAAAAGGAATGTTACACATATTATAATACTTATAAATATTAAATTAAATAATAATATTTATTGTTTGGTGTTTACCTTTATGAAACTTGTCTACACTTTGGACATGGAGAGGTGAATGCCGTGAAGGATAAGGAAGTATTGAAGCTCGTAGGAACCCGAATTCGTGCTCTGCGCAGGGAAAGAGGATTGTCTCAGGAGGCTCTTGGTGAGAAGGGTGGATTTCATTTTTCATACATCGGGCAGATTGAACGTGGGGAGAAGAATGTATCCTTAATAAATTTGCAGAAGA
Above is a window of Paenibacillus uliginis N3/975 DNA encoding:
- a CDS encoding HEPN domain-containing protein; the protein is MEDRILHRTNDYYQLALYHMKLAHIMRNHNQFKTSLFLCHSALIAMIRTLYIYENKTLPNSDLVLVDLLHLLHTDYNPGLEIVVFVGKLNYIIHEDGQSLEIVKEKELDRLIEKTEQILKELCRRMKIYL